The Vespula pensylvanica isolate Volc-1 chromosome 3, ASM1446617v1, whole genome shotgun sequence nucleotide sequence ATATGATTTCGTTTAATatcttcataaaaattttctaattaaaagttgattataatttgtaaaaactCTATAACTTACCttatttaaattcttatttgTATGTTGTACTGGATGTTGATACTGAGAATAAACTCGGAGTTGATGAACTTTTTGAGATAAATCTGCTATAGTACCACGTAGTTTATCATCTTGAAATTCCGGCTTTTGTTCCCTATATTTCTGAATGTCAAGACTGCCACTATTTTGAAAGCTTACAATTTCCAAAACCTGtagtttacatatatatatatatatcagtaatGTATAAAGTTCATCCTTAGTTTTGATATACAATATAGTGTAGTGTATTGTTTTGTGAAAtggtaaatgtatataatcaaatatttattttatttaataaaacctCTTGATCTTCTTGCCATGAATCGTTCTTGCAATTTTGACTTATGTCAGTTTCCACAATACTATTATCATCCTCAGTATTAGTTATTAATTTCTGTGGTTGTTGAACGACAGTTTGCCTGTCAGCAATTAATTTACTGATTTTTTGTGAAAGAAACCCTTGTACATTAGCTCCAGTATCTCCAGAACTCATCCCAGAATTGGCAATAGTTGATATGGAAGGATTTAGAGGAACAGGCGTGGAAGGCCGCGATGTTTGCGTTACTACTGCACCATTGCTCAAAATACTAAGTGCTCGAACTGCTGCAGATCCTACAGGTGGTGGCCTCGATAACTTACGAACATCCTAGATTATATggaattgtaatttttaaatcatctgaatgtatttatttgtaacaTTGACGTACCTTTACAGGTGTCGTTTCTGGCGTAGCTTCTACAGCAGCTTCTGGGGGAGATGTACCACTTCTGTTGGTATTAGGCGTTGAGGGAGTTGAACGAACTTCATGAGATGTACTTTGGAATGATGGACTCTGTGGTGGAACTGTCATACTAGGAGACCAAAATGTTTCCTCATCTCCATTACTTATCTCGGTGGTTGTCACTCCACCACTGATATTTAGTGGTACAAAATTGGAAGAATGATCTATAAATACTCCAAGTTTAAATAACCTTTcgtatatgaataatattatataagtaatacTAACCTAAAGGTGGTGTAAATCGCGAGTTAGTGGCTCCAAATACTTCTTCTCTACATTTATCTAACGTAAAACGGTCACATTCTGCTATAATATCGTGATGTTCCATTTTTTTccatctataatatataatgaaatattttcaatatggTACAGTAATTGACAAATTATAACTAAATTCATACCTAGTGGCAGAAATTTCTGTATCTTTAGATGCTGTAACAAGGAAGGGATGCATACGCACAGAATCCAACATTGGTCTTATAGTATGAGAAAAAGTAGCCAATTGATCACGTTGAATATACTGTTGTTTAAGATATGAGATGAAATTGCAGGGATACATAGCATATAGCCTGTGAAATAAACTGTATAATCCCAcctacaatatattattttgtgttTTGATggcatttattatattatacaattttgacgaataaataatactcACCTGTAAATGTAATAGATACAGATGATTTTTGTCAATATTGCTAAGTACCGTATTTGATGTCATATGTATAGGATGAGAAAGTGTTGATGATTGTTGATAGTAATAAGAAGCTAGGTGGCCAAATACTTCAAAAATTTCTTGTAAATATGGTCCTAATGCAGCAGGTAACATCGGTAGCAACATGACCAATAAAAGAAGCTCACTCATAAGTGACAATGTATCTGTTTCCAccttaaaaagatatttttcattttcagttttattaaattaaattatttgtacatctttgtataaaaatatgttattaataaataagatatataatacctTTAGCAATTTTAACAAATCTCTGAACAAAGTATGATTTGCAAGTTTATATAACCAGGTAGGTTGTTTACGAGCAATATGACCAAGTAAAGTAAGTCCTTTAATTTTTTGCTCATTATTTCCAGTCTTTGAAATAACTTCTGCCAATCTATCTAACAAATGCTTATCGTGTGGTTCACGTACACCTGCCAGTACCTCAACAGTCCGTAAAGAATTTGTTGAAAGATAATAGTCCAATAAACCATTGACAAGCCAGCTATCTTTTGCTATggtaattgaattttatcatAGGAAATGAAAGTACAACATAGATacgttataaaagatataatttacttACTACACAAGAAATGTTCATGGAATACTTGCTTTATTTCTTCTACCACCCCAAGTTTATTAGATTctagtaaattaaaaagatcagGAATACTCGCTATATTGACACTCATCTTGACAGTAACAGGTTCTTTGATAAgctgataaaaaattaatccttGGAGTAGGCATTAAAGATAATTGTTAATATGATCTTGCTTCCAGCCATCTGTTATCTGCCATGCAAACTGAACATCATGAGCTAGAAAAAGTAacagaaaaattgttatatttatagacaagagaatgataaatataaaaagtaatatcattccctttttaaatagataaagtAAGTTTTTCAGATCTAATGAATTGGTAATTTGTCATTTCTAAAGAAAGATGTATTAGTATGAAAATACGTATGCAAATGAAATAagacatatatgtacaattgGAAAATCGTTCATTTATGTTTATAGTATGTCACTGCCAAACTGTCAATGCATAGTTTTTCTGAAATACGCAAGAAAATTGTTGATTTTCTCATATAAATTTACCCGGAGAAAAGTTCGGTCAGAGGCATAACTAATAATGACcttcgtataataaaatccTTGTACTTCTAATTAAACATCACGCGAGATACTAATG carries:
- the LOC122628175 gene encoding hamartin isoform X2 is translated as MSVNIASIPDLFNLLESNKLGVVEEIKQVFHEHFLCTKDSWLVNGLLDYYLSTNSLRTVEVLAGVREPHDKHLLDRLAEVISKTGNNEQKIKGLTLLGHIARKQPTWLYKLANHTLFRDLLKLLKVETDTLSLMSELLLLVMLLPMLPAALGPYLQEIFEVFGHLASYYYQQSSTLSHPIHMTSNTVLSNIDKNHLYLLHLQVGLYSLFHRLYAMYPCNFISYLKQQYIQRDQLATFSHTIRPMLDSVRMHPFLVTASKDTEISATRWKKMEHHDIIAECDRFTLDKCREEVFGATNSRFTPPLDHSSNFVPLNISGGVTTTEISNGDEETFWSPSMTVPPQSPSFQSTSHEVRSTPSTPNTNRSGTSPPEAAVEATPETTPVKDVRKLSRPPPVGSAAVRALSILSNGAVVTQTSRPSTPVPLNPSISTIANSGMSSGDTGANVQGFLSQKISKLIADRQTVVQQPQKLITNTEDDNSIVETDISQNCKNDSWQEDQEVLEIVSFQNSGSLDIQKYREQKPEFQDDKLRGTIADLSQKVHQLRVYSQYQHPVQHTNKNLNKLRRTRSCSDMKTQKRMDNNEGKETTNFMKKLEEIGTQTNSIYRYECLLLGILDQKEQISEQKTIQHNSESRVSPTSMLDRYVDICARASSFSSDNNKARRNSTKLKINEENTEDETEDEGNLDTDHVNQLLQLMQMQLQFERQRREVHAERNRRLLGKLRDSRALVEHNNALTDRLRMLEREVECLKIELDKSKRDNRDADERYKDALHHWQTKCVEEQRQNQILKDRNESLELELKEEQKKIVECEQEKRSTEAALFDAGHQLKEALKAANRAKELEHTLDTVQKKLLLLGEAQSKLQENVGGRSPTINQEAAQMQQAYTEEMINLRRQLESRTSLVEVLRVRLAELENKENRKEAQLVELQRSLLEMKDQHETELNAVESKYKAQLEINLLLEGRILELHGTLESITCGASTSAGNLPSSASPKERTPPLSVSLASSSEGSLAFIHSSTGIMNDCCDSAGEIPNLQAIVEPIPSNQVASPSRSNQQRQFPKQD